One Scomber scombrus chromosome 4, fScoSco1.1, whole genome shotgun sequence genomic region harbors:
- the LOC133978763 gene encoding hyaluronan and proteoglycan link protein 1-like codes for MTGLLCITIISLTLAGNVYSQVTSTPAPLSAKVIADLGANVTLPCRLLAKDSDFFGSTAIRVKWTKVADDEALNEDVLSSMGFHKKTYGSFEDRVFLQEQDDEDASLVMTDIAMDDMGRYRCEIISGMEDTVLEILLEVQAGFTDGVVFPYSPNVGRYNLNFQDAVQACLDQNAMIANFDQLYVAFKGGLDWCNAGWLDDGTVQYPITNPRGPCGGTNNGPGVRNYGRRDKMSRYDVFCHSTALNGHFYWLVQPERLTFDEAVQACLDDGAEIAKVGHMYSAWKLEGYDRCDAGWLADGSVRYPISRPRKNCSPTEAAVRFVGFPDKTEKIYGVYCFKADQ; via the exons atGACAGGTCTGCTGTGCATCACCATAATCTCCCTGACCCTGGCTGGCAATGTGTACAGTCAGGTGACGAGCACCCCAGCACCACTATCAG CTAAGGTTATTGCTGACCTTGGTGCCAATGTCACCTTGCCCTGCCGGCTCCTGGCCAAAGACAGCGATTTCTTTGGTAGCACTGCTATCCGAGTCAAATGGACCAAGGTAGCGGATGATGAGGCTCTGAATGAGGATGTGCTGTCTTCTATGGGGTTCCACAAGAAGACCTATGGAAGCTTTGAGGACCGTGTCTTTCTGCAGGAGCAAGATGATGAGGATGCCTCCCTAGTAATGACTGACATCGCTATGGATGACATGGGAAGGTATCGCTGTGAGATCATCAGTGGGATGGAAGACACAGTGCTAGAGATTCTCTTAGAGGTGCAAGCTGGCTTTACTGATG GTGTTGTGTTCCCATACTCCCCCAATGTGGGTCGCTACAACCTGAACTTCCAAGACGCTGTGCAGGCCTGCCTGGACCAGAATGCTATGATCGCTAACTTCGACCAGCTGTATGTGGCCTTTAAAGGTGGCCTGGACTGGTGCAATGCTGGCTGGCTGGATGATGGCACAGTGCAGTATCCGATCACCAATCCCAGAGGGCCTTGCGGTGGCACCAACAACGGGCCTGGCGTCAGAAACTATGGCCGCCGTGACAAGATGAGCCGCTATGATGTGTTCTGCCATTCTACTGCACTGAATG GACATTTCTATTGGCTGGTCCAGCCAGAGAGGCTGACCTTTGACGAGGCTGTGCAGGCATGCTTAGATGACGGTGCAGAGATCGCCAAGGTGGGCCACATGTACTCTGCCTGGAAGCTTGAAGGCTACGATCGCTGCGATGCTGGCTGGTTGGCTGATGGTAGTGTCCGCTACCCTATCTCCAGGCCCCGCAAGAACTGCAGCCCCACAGAAGCTGCAGTGCGCTTTGTCGGATTCCCAGACAAGACAGAAAAGATCTATGGCGTATACTGCTTCAAGGCTGATCAGTGA